A window of Aeromicrobium sp. A1-2 contains these coding sequences:
- a CDS encoding sigma factor — protein sequence MDRFVRDFLALPPLDAAQELVLARLARRGDREAREALIMSGMRAVAMRARRRGLHGEELRDAVQSGAIGLIQAIDRYDPDRGARLATYAWHWIGAAMIVERRPELPLDDRDRPAEVPICSDLDLLDGMPAQLAEVLRVRFGLSDPTASPLPRHRVADRLGLTVAQVRALEGKAMRQLRTRLAKVVDRAPPQRGADPP from the coding sequence ATGGACCGATTCGTGCGCGACTTTCTCGCCCTCCCGCCCCTGGATGCCGCTCAGGAGCTCGTGCTGGCCCGGCTGGCGCGTCGCGGCGACCGTGAGGCGCGGGAGGCCCTCATCATGTCCGGCATGCGGGCAGTGGCGATGCGGGCCAGACGACGAGGTCTCCATGGTGAAGAGCTGCGCGACGCGGTGCAGTCCGGCGCGATCGGGCTGATCCAGGCAATCGATCGTTATGACCCCGATCGTGGAGCGCGACTGGCGACGTACGCCTGGCACTGGATCGGCGCAGCGATGATCGTTGAGCGGCGGCCCGAGCTGCCGCTGGATGATCGGGATCGTCCGGCCGAGGTCCCGATCTGCTCTGACCTGGACTTGCTCGACGGGATGCCAGCACAGCTTGCGGAGGTGCTGCGAGTCCGGTTCGGCCTGTCCGATCCGACCGCCTCGCCCCTGCCGCGTCACAGGGTCGCCGACCGGCTCGGCCTGACGGTGGCGCAGGTTCGAGCCCTCGAGGGCAAGGCGATGCGACAACTCCGCACCCGGCTTGCTAAAGTTGTCGACCGTGCTCCTCCGCAGCGAGGAGCCGATCCCCCATAG
- a CDS encoding hemerythrin domain-containing protein: protein MTTDTHDMLLIHRVVRREIGQLPDQLRAAAGDPARAARLTTHANEMLDFLHTHHTGEDELLWPVLRPRVELESELIDRMEAQHHQIAAAVADVRRDLATWSPTADADVAERMASRLEGVHGVLIEHLAEEESRILPLVSTHFSEEEWGQLGKHGFGAIPGKRRLVILGHILEEADEAERKQFLKLVPPPARVAYRLIGRRQHAKETGAIRN from the coding sequence GTGACCACCGACACCCACGACATGCTGCTGATACATCGCGTCGTCCGGCGAGAGATCGGGCAGCTGCCCGACCAGCTCCGCGCGGCCGCCGGCGACCCGGCCCGGGCCGCTCGCCTGACAACACACGCCAACGAGATGCTCGACTTCCTGCACACGCATCACACCGGCGAGGACGAGCTCCTCTGGCCGGTGCTGCGCCCCCGCGTTGAGCTCGAGAGTGAGCTCATAGATCGGATGGAGGCTCAGCACCACCAGATCGCCGCCGCCGTGGCGGACGTCCGGCGGGACCTCGCCACCTGGTCCCCCACCGCCGACGCCGACGTCGCCGAGCGGATGGCGAGCCGACTGGAGGGCGTGCACGGCGTGCTCATCGAGCACCTGGCCGAAGAAGAGAGCCGCATCCTGCCGCTGGTGTCGACGCACTTCTCCGAGGAGGAGTGGGGACAACTCGGCAAACACGGGTTCGGGGCAATCCCCGGCAAACGTCGCCTGGTGATCCTCGGCCACATCCTGGAAGAGGCCGACGAGGCGGAGCGCAAGCAGTTCCTCAAGCTGGTCCCACCGCCGGCGCGAGTCGCGTACAGGCTCATCGGCCGACGCCAGCACGCCAAGGAGACCGGGGCGATCCGCAACTGA